In a single window of the Flavobacterium sp. W4I14 genome:
- a CDS encoding transglutaminase-like putative cysteine protease (product_source=COG1305; cleavage_site_network=SignalP-noTM; cog=COG1305; pfam=PF01841,PF10754,PF12969; superfamily=54001; transmembrane_helix_parts=Outside_1_658,TMhelix_659_681,Inside_682_696,TMhelix_697_719,Outside_720_748,TMhelix_749_771,Inside_772_777,TMhelix_778_800,Outside_801_809,TMhelix_810_832,Inside_833_886), protein MFKKNVLKIFFLFALTALFLESSAQRKNFSTSKTEPAWLRKVVTANKKPANKDIQDGYYLFLFEKQNNLETNEYYHRFIREISSGNGVQNGSEISIAYNPSYEKLIFHKLVIWRNNKPMDKLDAQKFKIIQKEKELSRFIYSGLYTAYLILDDIRKGDRIEYSYTIKGNNPVFTKYSNTIYFEGGSQIVNVYNNLIFNSKRNIKTKNFNNTPKLKKTVENGMNIFEWQSTMTRTYPDHDNEPSYYNPYARVQISEYNTWKEIVDWGLNLKNYDLKNSKIINDKIAELKAKSKNDQKKYLTLATRFVQDEIRYMGIEIGEYSHRPNTPEKILQQRYGDCKDKSTLLCYLLNANGIKAYSVFLNTYLEKETAALLPSPTIFNHEVVMAEIDDRHVYIDPTISDQRGPITSINFPYEANVLVIKPGTNALMATPSRLLGKTKSRTVFKVGDTTKKEKTTLKIVTTYSNNYADDFRANLIEDGADDYEKTYLDYYADIYPGLTLKNPLKVEDNEEENIITVTEDYEIKNFWTKDESNKSKLSAYFYGDLIEDELVSLKKYRDAPLSTVYPSNIDQEITVILPFSANVERENIKIDNDNYRFLFSVNSKLDTLHLSYYFQNFKPVLESNSLEQYIKDKKEIKNAVSYGIYYGGSNGTTYTNINYWLICLTSFSFLLFCGLACIFYFRKQPFDLEAIKNAQQIGGWLIVIAIGISISPITLLVTLGKSGLYNQTTWDSLDNLSRFATFGFKFVLIFESIANAFLLSFSILIIFAFFNRRKSLPYFFIVFKISSFIVLLLDILLAFWVDAGGIGHSYISDITKLVLQGTFATIWILYFLKSERVKATFVFTYPKHLWNMALIQDLSKNFQSNHIPNNTSNFETQHRIEENERF, encoded by the coding sequence ATGTTTAAAAAGAACGTTCTCAAAATTTTCTTTCTGTTTGCGCTTACTGCTTTATTTTTAGAATCATCAGCACAGCGCAAAAATTTTTCGACATCTAAAACCGAACCTGCATGGCTTCGGAAGGTGGTAACGGCAAACAAAAAACCAGCCAATAAGGATATTCAGGATGGTTATTATCTTTTTTTGTTCGAAAAACAGAATAACCTCGAAACCAATGAATATTACCACCGCTTTATCCGCGAGATCAGCTCTGGCAATGGTGTTCAAAACGGTTCTGAAATTTCTATTGCTTACAACCCCAGTTATGAAAAACTCATCTTTCATAAGCTGGTCATCTGGCGGAACAATAAACCAATGGATAAACTTGATGCCCAGAAGTTTAAGATCATCCAAAAGGAAAAAGAACTTTCCCGTTTTATATACAGTGGCTTGTATACCGCTTACTTAATCCTTGATGATATCAGGAAAGGCGATCGCATCGAATATTCTTACACCATAAAAGGAAATAACCCTGTTTTTACCAAATACTCAAACACAATCTACTTTGAGGGCGGGAGCCAGATCGTTAACGTTTACAACAATCTAATATTCAACAGTAAACGTAATATCAAAACCAAAAATTTCAATAATACCCCTAAACTTAAAAAGACGGTTGAAAATGGGATGAATATTTTTGAGTGGCAAAGTACGATGACTAGGACCTATCCAGATCACGATAACGAACCATCGTATTACAATCCTTATGCAAGGGTTCAGATCTCTGAATATAATACCTGGAAAGAAATCGTAGATTGGGGTTTGAACTTAAAAAATTATGATCTAAAAAACTCGAAAATCATCAATGATAAAATTGCAGAACTAAAAGCAAAATCAAAAAACGATCAAAAAAAATATTTAACACTTGCTACTAGATTTGTTCAGGATGAAATCCGTTACATGGGAATCGAAATCGGTGAATATTCTCACCGTCCAAATACACCTGAAAAAATATTACAACAACGTTATGGCGATTGCAAAGATAAATCGACTTTGCTTTGTTATCTGTTAAACGCCAATGGTATTAAAGCATATTCGGTTTTCCTCAACACCTACCTGGAAAAAGAAACTGCGGCCTTATTACCTAGCCCAACGATATTTAACCATGAAGTGGTTATGGCTGAAATTGATGATAGGCATGTTTATATAGACCCAACAATTTCCGATCAACGTGGCCCTATCACGAGTATCAATTTCCCTTATGAGGCTAATGTTCTGGTTATAAAGCCTGGAACAAATGCATTAATGGCAACTCCGTCACGTCTTCTTGGAAAAACAAAATCGCGTACGGTATTTAAAGTTGGCGATACCACTAAAAAAGAAAAAACAACACTTAAAATAGTAACCACTTATTCTAATAATTATGCTGATGATTTCAGGGCAAATTTAATTGAAGACGGTGCTGATGATTATGAAAAAACATACTTGGACTATTACGCAGATATTTATCCTGGCCTTACTTTAAAAAACCCACTTAAAGTTGAAGATAATGAGGAAGAAAACATTATAACGGTAACAGAAGATTACGAAATTAAAAACTTCTGGACCAAAGATGAATCGAACAAATCAAAGTTGTCTGCATATTTCTATGGCGATTTAATTGAAGATGAACTCGTTTCGTTAAAAAAATACCGGGATGCACCACTTTCAACAGTATACCCCTCCAACATTGATCAGGAGATTACTGTTATTCTTCCTTTCTCTGCAAATGTAGAAAGAGAAAATATAAAAATAGACAATGATAATTACCGCTTTTTGTTCTCTGTAAATTCTAAACTCGACACTTTACATCTATCCTATTATTTTCAGAATTTTAAACCTGTACTGGAAAGCAATAGCTTAGAACAGTATATTAAGGATAAAAAAGAGATTAAAAACGCAGTATCTTATGGCATTTATTATGGTGGAAGTAATGGAACTACCTATACGAATATAAACTATTGGCTTATATGCTTAACAAGCTTTTCTTTCCTGTTATTTTGTGGCTTGGCCTGTATATTTTATTTCAGGAAGCAGCCCTTTGATCTGGAAGCTATTAAAAATGCCCAGCAGATTGGCGGTTGGCTGATTGTTATTGCAATTGGAATATCAATTAGCCCAATAACCCTACTGGTTACTTTAGGTAAATCGGGCTTGTACAACCAAACAACCTGGGACAGTTTAGATAATCTTAGTAGATTCGCCACATTTGGATTTAAGTTTGTACTCATTTTTGAAAGCATAGCAAATGCTTTCTTATTAAGCTTCAGCATTTTAATTATTTTCGCCTTCTTTAATCGGAGAAAAAGTCTACCCTATTTTTTTATTGTATTTAAAATATCCTCATTTATTGTTCTTTTACTTGATATATTGCTCGCCTTTTGGGTTGATGCAGGCGGTATTGGTCATAGTTACATATCGGATATTACCAAGTTAGTTCTTCAGGGAACTTTCGCAACGATATGGATTTTATACTTCTTAAAATCTGAGCGGGTTAAGGCAACATTTGTATTTACCTATCCAAAACATTTATGGAATATGGCGCTGATACAAGATTTATCTAAAAATTTCCAAAGCAACCATATTCCAAATAATACTTCTAATTTTGAGACCCAACATAGAATAGAAGAAAATGAAAGATTTTAA
- a CDS encoding dihydroneopterin aldolase (product_source=KO:K01633; cath_funfam=3.30.1130.10; cog=COG1539; ko=KO:K01633; pfam=PF02152; smart=SM00905; superfamily=55620; tigrfam=TIGR00525) gives MSNFKQTVALKDVKCFALHGYYPEEQLVGNHFVVDLVTEFTPQGFDDELAQTVNYEDLNYIIMDEMKHTQKLLETVLKNIISKVIELYPFVETVNVSMKKLNPPMPGQIGHSFVKLSYTSAK, from the coding sequence ATGAGCAATTTCAAACAAACCGTAGCCTTAAAAGATGTTAAATGCTTTGCCCTACATGGTTATTATCCAGAAGAGCAACTTGTTGGAAATCATTTTGTTGTAGATTTAGTTACAGAATTTACGCCACAGGGTTTTGATGATGAACTGGCACAGACGGTTAATTATGAGGACCTGAATTACATCATCATGGACGAAATGAAACATACACAAAAGCTTTTAGAAACGGTTTTGAAGAATATCATTTCGAAAGTTATCGAATTGTATCCTTTTGTTGAAACGGTTAACGTGAGTATGAAAAAATTAAATCCACCTATGCCCGGTCAAATTGGGCATTCTTTTGTTAAATTATCTTATACATCAGCAAAATAA
- a CDS encoding glutaryl-CoA dehydrogenase (product_source=KO:K00252; cath_funfam=1.10.540.10,1.20.140.10,2.40.110.10; cog=COG1960; ko=KO:K00252; pfam=PF00441,PF02770,PF02771; superfamily=47203,56645) — protein sequence MSKSAKKDLYEAPDYYLLDELLTDEHKLIRATARDWVKKEVSPIIEDYAQKAEFPKHLIKGLADIGAFGPTIPVEYGGAGLDYTAYGILMQEIERGDSGIRSTASVQGSLVMYPIYAYGTEEQRKKYLPKLASGEMMGCFGLTEPDHGSNPGGMVTNIKDAGSHYILNGAKMWISNAPFADIAVVWAKDESGKIRGLVVERGMEGFSTPETHNKWSLRASATGELVFDNVKVPKENIFPEISGLKGPLGCLNQARYGIAWGALGAAMDCYDTALRYSKERVQFGKPIGGFQLQQKKLAEMVTEITKGQLLVWRLGVLKSENRASAEQISMAKRNSVEIALDIARNARQMLGGMGITGEYSIMRHMMNLESVVTYEGTHDIHLLITGMDVTGLNAFK from the coding sequence ATGAGCAAATCAGCAAAAAAGGACCTTTACGAGGCACCAGACTATTATTTATTGGACGAATTGTTAACCGATGAGCATAAATTAATTCGTGCAACGGCCAGAGATTGGGTAAAAAAAGAAGTAAGTCCGATTATTGAAGATTATGCGCAAAAAGCAGAATTTCCAAAACACCTAATTAAAGGTTTGGCTGATATTGGTGCTTTCGGACCAACTATTCCCGTTGAATATGGTGGAGCAGGTTTAGATTATACCGCTTATGGAATTTTAATGCAGGAAATTGAACGCGGTGATTCTGGAATACGTTCTACAGCTTCTGTGCAGGGTTCATTGGTGATGTATCCTATTTATGCTTATGGTACTGAAGAACAACGTAAAAAATACCTACCAAAACTGGCGAGTGGCGAAATGATGGGCTGTTTTGGATTAACAGAACCTGATCACGGCTCTAACCCTGGCGGAATGGTAACCAATATCAAAGACGCAGGAAGCCACTATATTTTAAACGGTGCCAAAATGTGGATAAGCAATGCACCATTTGCCGATATTGCAGTAGTTTGGGCAAAAGACGAATCTGGAAAAATAAGAGGATTAGTTGTGGAACGCGGAATGGAAGGATTTTCTACCCCTGAAACACATAACAAATGGAGTTTACGTGCTTCAGCTACAGGCGAACTTGTTTTTGATAATGTAAAAGTGCCAAAAGAGAACATTTTTCCCGAAATCAGCGGATTAAAAGGTCCATTAGGTTGTTTAAACCAAGCACGTTATGGCATTGCCTGGGGCGCTTTGGGTGCAGCGATGGACTGTTATGATACAGCTCTACGCTATTCGAAAGAGCGTGTACAGTTTGGAAAACCCATTGGCGGTTTCCAGTTACAGCAAAAGAAACTGGCCGAAATGGTGACCGAAATTACCAAAGGGCAGCTGTTGGTTTGGCGTTTGGGCGTATTAAAAAGTGAAAATAGGGCTTCTGCAGAACAAATATCGATGGCAAAAAGAAACAGTGTAGAAATTGCATTGGACATAGCCCGTAATGCCCGCCAAATGCTTGGTGGAATGGGAATTACCGGTGAATATTCGATTATGCGCCACATGATGAACTTAGAATCGGTAGTAACCTACGAAGGTACACACGATATACATTTACTGATCACCGGAATGGATGTAACCGGATTAAACGCATTTAAATAA